The following is a genomic window from Alphaproteobacteria bacterium.
TTCTCTATCATCACTAAAATTTTCTATGTATTCAGAAGCTATCTCTAAATCAAAAGATACTGTGAATTCTGATCCTTTACCTGGTTCACTTACCACATTTATTTCACCATCCATGGCTTCAACTAACATTTTTGTAATAGAAAGACCCAGCCCTGTACCACCATATTTACGTGAAACTGAATTATCGGCTTGAATAAATTTATCAAAAATTATATCGATTTTCTCAGATGCTATACCAATTCCTGTATCTCGTACACTACAGTGTATTTTTTTACATAGTGGTTCGGCAGAGATTAAAGTATTTACAGTAACTTCCACTCCACCTTTTTCGGTAAATTTTATGGCATTTGTGCATAAATTTAAAATAATTTGGCGAATACGTACAGGATCACCAAGATAAGTTTGATGAAGTATTCCTGTATCATTTAATGTGAATGAAATTTTTTTTTCTAACGCTTTAACAGAAACAATAATGGCAACTTCTTGAAGTAATTTTTTTATATTGAAAGGTATTTTTTCTAATTCTAAAGTTCCACTTTCAATTTTAGAATGATCAAGTATATCATTAATAAGTTCATTTAAACTGTTGGCACTAATTTGTAATGCTTTAATCATCTCTTCTTGATCTGTGGTAAGAGGCTTACTCGATGAAAGAATACGTGATAGTCCAATAATTGCATTAATTGGAGTCCGAATTTCATGACTCATATTTGCTAGAAATTCTGTTTTTGCAAGATTGGCTTGCTGTGCTGTTAATTTTTCGCTTTCAAGTAAAATTTTGACTATACTTTGGGCTGTATGTATATCATCTTCTAACCAAGCTTTTGATCGATGTTTTACTTGTTGCTTCCATAACTTGAATGAACTTCGAGGAGTAAGTCTATGCCCCACACTCGTTTGTTCTATAGATTTTTCTCGATTTCCTGCCCAAGATACTTCTTGGATAATAGCATTGCGAAACCAAATAATATAATCATGGCTTCTACTGCTAATAGGAATTGCTAAAATACCACCTACTATCTGATTTAAAATATCTATATCTTTAAAAGTTAAAGAAGCATCATTTGTATAAAAAATAGTCCCCTCTTCAATTTTAAACCATTCTATCAGCTTTTGCAGTATATCATCTGATGGAATTTCACCATATTTTAAAATATGTGTGTGTGTTTTAACAACTAACCCATCTGCTTCTAAAGCATCCATAGAAAGTACATGCGATTCCTGCATGAATAAATCCAAACGACTATTTTGATCCAGCGTTGATGAAAGTTGTCGAACCAACTGATCACGTTTATCTTGGGCCCTACGTTTAGCAAATTCCTCCATTGTTGACAATTGAGCAGAAAAAATATGGCCCATAATTTCACAAACATTACGTACTTGGTATGGTACATGTAAGGGCTCATTATGATGACATGCGATAAGCCCCCATAATTTTCCATTTTGAATAATTGAAATAGACATTGAAGCTTGTATTCCTATATTTTCTAAATATTGAATATGTATGGGAGATACACTTCGTAGCATGGTAAAGCTTAAATCTAAGATTTTCTTTTCAATATGAGGTACTGAAATAATGGGGATGGGTTTATATTGTATATTTGCGATAAACCGCAAATAATTTTGCATATAAAGCTTTCGGTCTTGTTCAGGGATATCTGAAGCAGGAAAATGAAGTCCTTTATAACTTGGCATATAATCTTTACGTGCTTCTGCTACAACTTCACCATGCCAATCATGGTCAAAACGATAAAGTTTGACCCTATCAAACCCTGTTATGTGATAAACCCAATTAATTACATGATCAAAAATTTCATCTAAAGTTTTTGCTTTATGCATGCCAATTGCATAATTACGCAATTGATCATAATAAAATTCCTTTTGTGGTACACTATCTAATAGAGGTTCAAATTCAATAACTAAAAAATTATCGCTTTTATGTGCAACAGCATCATAAGATTTCCCGTTTAAAATTGTAGTGATTGATTTAATAGGCTGAAATACATTGTTATTAGAAACCTTTCTCAAATAATTTAATATTTTTTTATCAAGAAAAGATTCAATATTTTTACCTAAACATTCTTTTGCATCTAACCCAAAAAAATCTTTCGCATTAGCGCTAATTTGTTCAATAATATTATTATCATTTAAAGCTACCAACATACCATGAGGTTGAATTGATCCTGGTATATAGATAGGTTCTTCTGCACAATAATTAAGTGCTTCTTTCAGTTGATCTTCAGATAATTGGTCCCGGGGAATAAACATCAGATTAGGATAAAAGCCTAAATTTAAGATAATTTTATAAAAAATTTATATGGAGAATATATTTTTAGTATTTAATTTGTACACCAATATACATAATAATATTTTTATGTATGTACACTAGTATACACAGGATCGTGCCATGAAGGAAAGTATTATAAAATTTGATTTAAGAAGCAACAATTTACTCAGATTATTACAGGAAAATGAAAAAAAACTCATTATTAATGCTTGTAAAGAAATAGAAGTTAAAGCAGGCACAATCCTTTATGAACCGGGCGATGAAGTAAAATATACATATTTTCCTTGCAATCAAACACTTGTTTCTTATTTGGTTCTTTTAGATGATGGTCGAGGTGTAGAAACTGCATTAATTGGTAAAGAAGGTGCTGTAGGTGGCATTGTAAGCCAAGGAACTTTACCCGCTTACTGTCGCTCCGTTGTACAATTCCCAGGTAAATTAATACGTATTAAATCGGTTAAGCTTGAAGAGGCTAAAATGTCCTCGGTAACTCTTAGGCATTTATTTGCACGTTATTCCGATTGTCTTCTTTCCCAGATTTTTCAGTCTGTTGCTTGTAATGCAACCCATACTATTGAGCAACGTACTGCTAAATGGTTAGGTATGGCATTGGAACGAACTGGAGATCATATTATTCCATTAAATCAGGAACAACTA
Proteins encoded in this region:
- a CDS encoding response regulator, whose protein sequence is MFIPRDQLSEDQLKEALNYCAEEPIYIPGSIQPHGMLVALNDNNIIEQISANAKDFFGLDAKECLGKNIESFLDKKILNYLRKVSNNNVFQPIKSITTILNGKSYDAVAHKSDNFLVIEFEPLLDSVPQKEFYYDQLRNYAIGMHKAKTLDEIFDHVINWVYHITGFDRVKLYRFDHDWHGEVVAEARKDYMPSYKGLHFPASDIPEQDRKLYMQNYLRFIANIQYKPIPIISVPHIEKKILDLSFTMLRSVSPIHIQYLENIGIQASMSISIIQNGKLWGLIACHHNEPLHVPYQVRNVCEIMGHIFSAQLSTMEEFAKRRAQDKRDQLVRQLSSTLDQNSRLDLFMQESHVLSMDALEADGLVVKTHTHILKYGEIPSDDILQKLIEWFKIEEGTIFYTNDASLTFKDIDILNQIVGGILAIPISSRSHDYIIWFRNAIIQEVSWAGNREKSIEQTSVGHRLTPRSSFKLWKQQVKHRSKAWLEDDIHTAQSIVKILLESEKLTAQQANLAKTEFLANMSHEIRTPINAIIGLSRILSSSKPLTTDQEEMIKALQISANSLNELINDILDHSKIESGTLELEKIPFNIKKLLQEVAIIVSVKALEKKISFTLNDTGILHQTYLGDPVRIRQIILNLCTNAIKFTEKGGVEVTVNTLISAEPLCKKIHCSVRDTGIGIASEKIDIIFDKFIQADNSVSRKYGGTGLGLSITKMLVEAMDGEINVVSEPGKGSEFTVSFDLEIASEYIENFSDDRETHNALIKQKPHILLVEDYEANIIVMCHYLDFFECSYDVARSGKEAIEKFKTQSYTAILMDVQIPKPDGFETTKLIRQHETVNRLSKTPIIGMTAHALYGDRDRCLKAGMDDYIAKPINENELKSKLELL
- a CDS encoding Crp/Fnr family transcriptional regulator, translated to MKESIIKFDLRSNNLLRLLQENEKKLIINACKEIEVKAGTILYEPGDEVKYTYFPCNQTLVSYLVLLDDGRGVETALIGKEGAVGGIVSQGTLPAYCRSVVQFPGKLIRIKSVKLEEAKMSSVTLRHLFARYSDCLLSQIFQSVACNATHTIEQRTAKWLGMALERTGDHIIPLNQEQLAGMLGVGRSYIARVIGNFKSRGLLKTTRGKLCILSLDELKAMACECNDLVNHHFEIVLDNIYPKNTN